The window ACCGACTCCTTCGTCCCCCTCCTCCTCACCTGCTCGGCGACAAGCCTCGGCACCGCCCTCTCCATGCCCGCGGCCGCGGTCATGGCCGTGGATCAGGGGAAGAAGTGGGGCGTGGGGGCGTCCCTCGGCGTCTTCAACACCGCCTTCTCCGCCGGCATGATCGCAAGCCCCCTCGTCTCCGGTCTCGCCCTCGACCTCTTCGGGACAGTCGGCGTCTTCTGGACGGCCGGCCTCATCGGGCTGGCAGGGAGTGCGGTGTTCTTTCTTTTTTCCTGGACAGAGGGGGAGACACGCTGATCCCGAGGTCCTTCAGTTTTTCCGGCGTCGGGACACCTTCCTCGTCCCAGCCCCGCAGCCTGTAATACTCCGAGAGGAGTGGCTCCCTCTCCCAGACCCGCCCTGCCGGCGCCCCGTCCTTGAGGGGTTCGGTGAGGAGGCGGGGGGGCAGGGTGTCGTCGGCCTTCGTGTACCCGGTCTGCAGGTTGAAGACCTGCTGGAGGTTCCAGATCCTCTCACCGATCCGCATCAGGTCGTCCGCGGTCACGGCCATGCCCGTCACCCCGCGGACCAGGGCGGCATAGTCGTCGGCCCCGAGGGCGAAGGAGGAGAAGAGGCAGATCCCCGAGGCGTCGATCGCCCCGGTGAGGTCCTGGAAGGCCTTCGTCCACTCCGCCTTCCCCTCGTCCGCGAAGGGGTCGAGGGGCACGGGCAGGCCGAGCACCTCGGGCGAGATCAGGTAGGCATAGACATGGTCGCCGCCGCGGACAGAGGTGGCGTACGCCAGGCCGTGGCCCTGGAGGCCCCGCGGGTCGTACGCCGGGAGTTCCTGCTTCTTGACCGACATCGAGAGTTCGGGGTGGCCGTGGCGGGAGGCGAAGGCATAACTCCCGTCGGCGAGGTCGTCGCCGATCCCCTGTCGATATCCCATCGCCTCGATGAGGGGGACGACCTTCTCGCACTCGCCGAAGTTGATGCCCGCGTCATAGTACCCCTTCTCCGTCATCTCCATCGCCGCGGCGATCGTGCCGCCGACAGAGATGGTGTCGAGGCCGAGGTCGTTGCAGAGGTTGTTCGCCCGGATCGTCATGGGGAGGTCGTGGCAGCCGATGTCCGGCCCGAAGGCCCAGACAGTCTCGTACTCCGGGCCGTCCCCTTCCACCCCGTCGATCTCGGTCCGCCGCCCGCAGCAGACGATGCAGGAGTGGCAGCACTTCTTCGTCTTCAGGTACCGGTCGGCGAGTTCCTCGCCCGAGACCGCGGAGGCCTCGGCGTCGTACCCGCTCTGGAAGTTCTTCGTCGGCAGGATATGGTGCTCGTTGATGATGTTGACCAGGATGGCGGTGCCGTAGGTGGGCAGGCCCTTCCCTGTCACCGGGTTCTCCCTGAGTTTCCTGCGGGCGGCGACCTTTGCCGCGTCGAGGGCCTTCGGGTCGGCGACCTCGATCTTTCCCTCACCGCGGGCCGCAACCGCCTTGAGGTTCTTGCTCCCCATCACCGCGCCGACGCCGCCCCGCCCTGCCGACCTGTAGGTCTCGTTCATGATCGAGGAGATCAGGCTCACCTTCTCCCCGGCAGGCCCGATGCAGAGCACCTCGGTCTTCGGGCCGTCTGTCTCGGCCTCGATCGCACGGACCGTCTCCCCGACCCGCAGGCCCCAGTGGCCTGAGGCGTCCCTGATCTCGGCCTCGCCGTCGTGGACCCAGAGATAGACGGGCTTTTTTGCCTTCCCCCTGACGACGACCGCGTCGAACCCGGCCCTTTTCAGTTCCTTCCCGAAGAACCCGCCCGAGTTCGCGCTCGTCAGCGTCCCGTTCAGGGGCGACCTCGTCACCACGTCGAAGCGCGACCCCAGGGGGACGCCCGTCCCTGTCAGGGGGCCGGTGGCGATGACCAGGATGTTCTCCGGGCCCAGCGGGTCGGTGGAGGCGTCGATCCCGTCGGAGAGGATCCTGACCCCGAGGCCCCTGCACCCGAGATAGTCCCTCTTCAGGTCGTCGGGGTACGGCACCGGCGTACACGTCCCGGCCGAGAGGTCGACCTCCAGCAGTCTGTCGGCATATCCTTTCATGGTCCCCACACCCCTCAGGGGACAGCGGGATCAGATAAATGTACCCTGGCCGATCTTTCCGGCCGCCGGCATCTCCTTTCTTCTCCGTTTCTCCCTGACTGCCTGTTGCCGGTATCTAAAGCCTTTAACGGGCCGGCACACAGATACTTATAGAAGTGTTA is drawn from Methanofollis sp. and contains these coding sequences:
- a CDS encoding MFS transporter, whose amino-acid sequence is MAGILVFRAVHALGRGSILAFVPLFAHARGIGPEMVGLLLFVHILVIAVLQMPSGRLADRVPRPPLVLAGSLVSSVALLAVPFTDSFVPLLLTCSATSLGTALSMPAAAVMAVDQGKKWGVGASLGVFNTAFSAGMIASPLVSGLALDLFGTVGVFWTAGLIGLAGSAVFFLFSWTEGETR
- a CDS encoding aldehyde ferredoxin oxidoreductase family protein — its product is MKGYADRLLEVDLSAGTCTPVPYPDDLKRDYLGCRGLGVRILSDGIDASTDPLGPENILVIATGPLTGTGVPLGSRFDVVTRSPLNGTLTSANSGGFFGKELKRAGFDAVVVRGKAKKPVYLWVHDGEAEIRDASGHWGLRVGETVRAIEAETDGPKTEVLCIGPAGEKVSLISSIMNETYRSAGRGGVGAVMGSKNLKAVAARGEGKIEVADPKALDAAKVAARRKLRENPVTGKGLPTYGTAILVNIINEHHILPTKNFQSGYDAEASAVSGEELADRYLKTKKCCHSCIVCCGRRTEIDGVEGDGPEYETVWAFGPDIGCHDLPMTIRANNLCNDLGLDTISVGGTIAAAMEMTEKGYYDAGINFGECEKVVPLIEAMGYRQGIGDDLADGSYAFASRHGHPELSMSVKKQELPAYDPRGLQGHGLAYATSVRGGDHVYAYLISPEVLGLPVPLDPFADEGKAEWTKAFQDLTGAIDASGICLFSSFALGADDYAALVRGVTGMAVTADDLMRIGERIWNLQQVFNLQTGYTKADDTLPPRLLTEPLKDGAPAGRVWEREPLLSEYYRLRGWDEEGVPTPEKLKDLGISVSPPLSRKKERTPHSLPAR